The genomic DNA GTAGCAAGTGAAAgaagcgtcgccgtcgacgcaaacgccgtcgttcaTGCACGGATTCAAATCGCAACCGagattcgtctcgcaatgCACACCCGTAAACCCGGGCGCACACGCACAGTCGTATCTCGCTATGACGTCGTTGCACGTGGCGCCGTTCTGGCACGGATTTGAAGCGCACTCatcgacgttcgtctcgcacaACGTTCCTATGAATCCAAAGATACACTCGCACCTAAATCCGTTGACTCTGTCAACGCACGTCGCGCCGTTTTGGCACGGTTTCGACTCGCATTCATTAATGCTCGTCTCGCAGCGAGTCCCGGTGAATCCAGGTCGACACGAGCACGTGTACATGTTGATCATGTCATTGCATgtgccgccgttctgacaagGCCCCGATTCGCACTCGTTgatgttcgtctcgcagCGCACACCCGTAAACCCGGGCGCACACGCACAGTCGTATCTCGCTATGCCGTCGTTGCACGTGGCGCCGTTCTGGCACGGATTTGAAGCGCACTCatcgacgttcgtctcgcacaACGTTCCTACGAATCCAAAGACACATTCGCAAATAAATCCGTCGACTCTGTCAACGCACGTCGCGCCGTTTTGGCACGGTTTCGACTCGCATTCATTAATGTCCGTCTCGCAGCGAGTCCCGGTGAATCCAGCTCGACACGAGCACGTGTACATGTTGATCATGTCATTGCATgtgccgccgttctgacaagGCCCCGATTCGCACTCGTTgatgttcgtctcgcagCGCACACCCGTAAACCCGGGCGCACACGCACAGTCGTAGCTCGCTATGCCGTCGTTGCACGTGGCGCCGTTCTGGCACGGATTTGAAGCGCACTCATCGATGTTCGTCTCGCACAACGTTCCTATGAATCCAAAGATACATTCGCAAATAAATCCGTTGACTCTGTCAACGCACGTCGCGCCGTTCTGGCACGGTTTCGACTCGCATTCATTAATGTCCGTCTCGCAGTGAGTCCCGGTAAATCCAGGTTGACACGAGCACGTGTACGAGCTGTCaccgtcgacgcacgtggcGCCGTTTTGACACTTATTCCTCAAACAATCGTTCTCGTGAATCTGACAGAAGTCGCCCGTCCACGGGCTGCTGCAGCCGCACGTGACCGCGTTGTCGCCGTCCACGCATGCCGCCCCGCTCAAACACGGACTCGGCATCGGCACACACTCGTCAATGTTCGTCTCGCAATGATCTCCAGTGAAACCGCAAGgacacgtgcacgtgtactcggcgacgccgtcgacgcacgtgccgccgttttcgcacggattcgacgcacattcgtcaacgtTTACTTGGCAAAAAACTCCTTCGAAACCGAAGCGACACTCGCAGCGCAATTCTCCATTCGACTGCCGCACAATACACAAGGCGCCTTCGCGACACGGATTCGGATGGCATCCGACGTCGGCATCGGTGAACGGAACGACCGTTTGGCAGTTGGGACCCGATCGAATCGGCGTGCATTCGCACGTAAACAAacagtcgccgtcgacgcacaCGCCCTCGTTCACCGGATCTCCGCAATCGGCGCCCAAacactcgtcgatgttcTCGCACTCGTCTCCCAAATAGCCGCCCGGACAAGCGCACGTAAATCCGACCAACGTCTCGTTTACGTGTCCGTGTCCGAAGACGCACGGTGCGCGTCCGCTGCAAGGCTGGGCCGGATATGCACCGCAACGAAAATCTGATTTGTATATCAAAAGACGAGCACCTTGTTCGCAATtcgtcggaatcgtcgtatcgccgccgccgtcctgTCGCTTCGCGATGAAATAGTTCgctccgtcgacgacgtgactcGTTACGTTGAGAGTTTGGGTATGGCCAGCTGGAATGGGGACCCCGTTTGGTTGAGGTCCGGCGACGCGTCCCACGAGCGTGGCGCCGCTGAGACTGCATTCCTCGAATGCTTTCAAATCGGTGACCTTCCAAATTTCGAGATTTGGATCGCGTTGGAACGAGCAGTCGGTCGTAAAGTGAACTAGCTCGCCGTCTTGGACGACCTTCGCGGGTTGTTGCGCAAACGGACGCACGTAGTGCGCGTTGTCATTGAAATACTTGTCGATGAGATACCATTGAAGCCACCGtattgattctgaaggaacCTCGTGGGTTCGATGTAGAGACCAGACATTTATCGTCGGTTTGCCCGTTAATATTTCATCCCAGCATTGACTGCCAAACGGGCACGTCGTGTTCGCCGCCGATTCGGGGTTCGCGCACGTGGGCTGGCCTGAGGAAAGCCGGAAGTGGACAAGAAGtaggacgacgatgacttCTTCTATCACCATCTGAGAAAGTGGCAGAGTGACCTGACAACTAACTGAACTTTATGGCTTTGCTCGGTTCGGCGTGAATGGGATCACGTGCATAGCCTTTGCGTAAGTGTGCCGTAAGAATAGCCAATGTGGCGTTTCCTTGCTCGTTCTGTAGAGAAAGGTACGTTAGCTTCTTTCTGACAAGTGATTGCGATTCTGCCTTAGCTCTATTTCGCTCGGGGACCCCACGTTCGAGTCGTTGCACATCGCAAGGCCAAAGCGAAGTCGCACTGTCCCAAACGACTTCGCTCGACGacaagaaacgaagaagacgatcttCTTCGCCGATTCACGTTCACAAAATTCATCGCTCTTCACCCGATCCCTTTCCGCGCACTCTCCAATCAATGGGCACGAATCTCGTGGACTTTCTCGATCGAACGGACatgcatcgacgtcgaacgcgcatCGCAATACCCGACTTCTGCGCCGGCTCGTACGTAGCGGTCACGTGCTCCGACCCGTTCGCGCCAAAAGGCGAAACGCGCTTCGTGGGCATCTGCATCGCCCGTCGCAACAGTCGTCTCGCCTCGAATTTCACTCTtcgcaacgtcgtcggcggcgaaccCGTCGAAATGACCTACGACTTGTATTCGCCTCGACTCCAAAACATCGAAGTGCTCAAGttggagcgacgacgaagagcaaAGCTCTATTATTTGAGAAATAGGCCCGCTAAGCAGAGCACGGTCAGCGAACACATGCCCAAGACGGAGCCAGTTCAAGGTCGACTTCCACCgcgaaagacaaagagaTAGGTAATAATACTATGTGACGTTGTTTGGTATCTTACTGTGTAGTAGGCGTTTTAAAAAGCCAAACTACTATGTATTATCAATGAGAAAGTACGGGGGGCGGTGTTGCTTCTTGCTTGTCGATTTTCCTTACGCTTTTACTTTCTCCTTCCTGTATATACCGATCGACATTATTTCCTAGAGACGTTCAATAGTTAGACTATATACATGTATTGATCTTACCTGATTAGATGCAAATCCTTGAGTGCAAATCTTCAACTTGTTCAAAACAGGACGATTTGCATTCGACAAAAGTAGACGATAGGAGAAGGGGTTCTAAAAAGAATACATTTCGCTATGGAGACGTTCTGGGAAGGGAGAGAAGGCGACTTACAAACATCGGCTCGACGAGCTTGTCGTTCAAGAAACACTGAAACGTTTGCGACAAATTCGAGGGAATTTCTCGCACCAACACTTCGCCAGTGCTATCGATCGAACAGAACAGAAGGAAGAGATAATATTCGGGATCATCTGTAGGGACACTACACTAGTAGTTTATATTTAACGCAAGGGATGTTCGTCTTACCGTCTGAATTTCCGGACAACCTAAAGACGACTTCAACGTCGCGCGTCTCGTAGGGAATTCGTAAGACTGGTTGGAGAATTGGGTTGGAGAGTTTCTCGTTTCTTTCAGACAAGGCTTGAGCGAGACGACCCTCGAACGACGCGGCAATTCTATTATTAGATCCACTATAAGGACTAAGAGGGGTGCGCGTCTCACTTGTGCGAATGAGATTTCAATAAATCGCATATCTGCGTGTGTTGATTCCTCTGGGCGAAGATTATAGCCGAGTGCCCATACTGCGACATCGCTTTAAAATCGGCTCCCTTGTTCAGCAACAAAGCGACCGTCCTCAAATGACCCCTCTTGGACGCCTTAAAAAAAGACTTACACAAATGCCACGGTCTCAGTCGCAAATAAAAGAGACTAGACCTTCATCAAAGCGTCTTCACCCGTCTGTT from Oscarella lobularis chromosome 11, ooOscLobu1.1, whole genome shotgun sequence includes the following:
- the LOC136193088 gene encoding large ribosomal subunit protein bL19m-like is translated as MGTNLVDFLDRTDMHRRRTRIAIPDFCAGSYVAVTCSDPFAPKGETRFVGICIARRNSRLASNFTLRNVVGGEPVEMTYDLYSPRLQNIEVLKLERRRRAKLYYLRNRPAKQSTVSEHMPKTEPVQGRLPPRKTKR